A genomic segment from Brevundimonas sp. SORGH_AS_0993 encodes:
- the rdgB gene encoding RdgB/HAM1 family non-canonical purine NTP pyrophosphatase: protein MNLKLIKGMRIVAATHNPGKVPEIAALLGQDYEILTAGQLALPEPEETETTFGGNAMLKARHAARLSGEVALADDSGLSVAALDGAPGVYSARWAGPSKDFALAIRKVETRLEERGDPDRRAWFTSALAVAWPDGPCLVVEGVVEGALTFPPRGDRGFGYDPIFIPDGGTQTFGEMEPAEKDAISHRARAFAKLRAALID from the coding sequence ATGAATCTGAAGCTTATCAAAGGGATGCGGATCGTGGCCGCGACCCACAATCCCGGAAAGGTCCCCGAGATCGCCGCCCTTCTGGGCCAGGATTACGAGATTCTAACCGCGGGACAGTTGGCCCTGCCCGAACCGGAGGAGACGGAGACCACTTTCGGCGGCAACGCCATGCTGAAGGCGCGCCATGCGGCCCGCCTGTCGGGCGAGGTGGCCCTGGCCGACGATTCCGGCCTGTCGGTCGCGGCCCTGGACGGCGCGCCAGGCGTCTATTCCGCGCGGTGGGCCGGCCCCTCCAAGGATTTCGCCCTGGCGATCCGGAAGGTCGAGACGCGGCTGGAAGAGCGAGGCGACCCCGACCGCCGCGCCTGGTTCACCTCGGCCCTGGCCGTAGCCTGGCCCGACGGCCCGTGCCTGGTGGTCGAAGGCGTGGTCGAAGGCGCGCTGACCTTCCCGCCGCGCGGCGACCGGGGCTTCGGCTACGATCCCATCTTCATCCCCGACGGCGGAACCCAGACCTTCGGCGAGATGGAGCCGGCCGAGAAGGACGCGATCAGCCACCGCGCCCGCGCCTTCGCCAAGCTGCGGGCCGCGCTGATTGACTGA
- a CDS encoding Smr/MutS family protein encodes MKRKGAGRDDNGLTPEDRRIWGRVAGSVTPPRLRKADRIAAKGPALDLDPSAPPAAVAKPTARPTTKRAPPTPSAPIKTVLPGLPRARNAPEDLEPRRKQRIARERDPIEARIDLHGFGRFEAEDQLRGFLTACQARGLRAVLVITGQGRRGGGVIRASFAEWMQAPALRAVVSGYTVAHQRHGGDGAFYVTLRRRG; translated from the coding sequence ATGAAGCGCAAGGGCGCCGGACGCGACGACAACGGCCTGACGCCCGAGGACCGCCGAATCTGGGGGCGCGTCGCCGGCTCGGTCACGCCGCCGCGCCTGCGCAAGGCCGATCGCATCGCCGCCAAGGGACCGGCGCTGGATCTCGATCCCTCCGCGCCTCCCGCCGCCGTCGCCAAGCCGACGGCGCGGCCGACGACCAAGCGCGCCCCGCCCACGCCCTCCGCCCCGATCAAAACCGTGCTGCCTGGTCTGCCCCGCGCGCGCAACGCGCCCGAAGACCTGGAGCCGCGCCGCAAGCAGCGGATCGCGCGCGAACGCGACCCGATCGAGGCGCGCATCGACCTGCACGGCTTCGGCCGGTTCGAGGCCGAGGATCAGCTGCGCGGCTTTCTGACCGCCTGCCAGGCGCGCGGCCTGCGGGCGGTTCTGGTCATCACCGGACAGGGACGGCGGGGCGGCGGGGTGATCCGCGCCTCCTTCGCCGAATGGATGCAGGCCCCGGCCCTGCGCGCCGTGGTGTCCGGCTATACGGTCGCACACCAGCGGCACGGCGGCGACGGCGCCTTCTACGTCACCCTGCGGCGGCGCGGCTGA
- a CDS encoding cation:proton antiporter has translation MHGHGGDYKDLVVFLAAAGVIVPLVNRLKISPVLGFLAAGVVLGPDGLARFAEAAPWLSWITIREPSQLAQLSELGVAFLLFMIGLELSWERLRAMRRLVFGLGLMQVAACAGVLSAAFMLTGQSLAGAAVLGMGLALSSTAVVMPVLAERGRLKGAVGRSTFAVLLAQDLSVAPILITVSVLAAVAQQGGTLDPQVLGRSLLTLAPATIGLGLLVLLGRLVLRPMFRSVARARKVDQGGELFVAASLLVVVGAGLAAQASGLSMSIGALVAGVLLAETEFRREVEVSIEPFKGLLLGVFFVGVGLGLDLDAVAADPAGVIGLALAIAAAKAVVIFGLARLWGLSARTAVETALVLAPAGEFAFVVFATGMVEGIASPQLTSTVALSATLSIFSIPLMAQLGQRLGRRAVPRTTAGSEPPPPMETADGAVIIVGFGRVGRLIGELLKAHDQTFIALDSDPAIVAAGRRDGFDVFYGDAGRREMLQHCGVASTRALVVTMDTPAKVDEVVATARSLREDLILIARARDDQHAVRLYRLGVTDAVPETTEASLQLAENTLVDLGVPMGLVLASIHERRDRFRQTFQAATPPERRNRPTRALRSRVVPPPDSPS, from the coding sequence ATGCACGGACACGGCGGCGATTATAAGGATCTGGTGGTCTTCCTGGCCGCGGCGGGCGTCATCGTGCCCCTGGTCAACCGACTGAAGATCAGTCCGGTGCTGGGTTTCCTGGCCGCCGGCGTCGTCCTGGGACCGGACGGCTTGGCTCGGTTCGCCGAGGCCGCGCCCTGGCTGTCGTGGATCACCATCCGCGAACCCTCCCAGTTGGCCCAGCTGTCGGAGCTGGGCGTCGCCTTCCTTCTGTTCATGATCGGGCTGGAGCTGTCGTGGGAGCGGCTGCGCGCCATGCGCCGGCTGGTCTTCGGCCTGGGCCTGATGCAGGTCGCAGCCTGTGCGGGGGTGCTGTCGGCCGCCTTCATGCTGACGGGCCAATCGCTGGCCGGGGCGGCGGTGCTGGGCATGGGCCTGGCCCTGTCCTCGACCGCCGTGGTCATGCCCGTCCTGGCCGAGCGAGGGCGGCTGAAGGGGGCCGTCGGCCGGTCGACCTTCGCCGTTCTTCTGGCGCAGGATCTGTCGGTCGCGCCGATCCTGATCACCGTCAGCGTGCTGGCGGCCGTGGCCCAGCAGGGCGGGACGCTGGATCCGCAGGTGCTGGGGCGTTCGCTGCTGACCCTGGCGCCGGCGACCATCGGCCTGGGGCTTCTGGTCCTGTTGGGGCGGCTGGTGCTGCGGCCGATGTTCCGGTCGGTGGCCCGGGCGCGCAAGGTGGATCAGGGCGGCGAGCTGTTCGTGGCCGCGAGCCTTCTGGTGGTGGTCGGCGCGGGCCTGGCCGCCCAGGCCAGCGGCCTGTCGATGAGCATCGGCGCCCTGGTCGCCGGCGTCCTGCTGGCCGAGACGGAGTTCCGCCGCGAGGTCGAGGTGTCGATCGAGCCGTTCAAGGGCCTGCTGCTAGGGGTCTTCTTCGTCGGCGTCGGCCTGGGGCTTGATCTGGACGCGGTCGCCGCCGACCCGGCCGGGGTCATCGGCCTGGCCTTGGCCATCGCCGCGGCCAAGGCGGTGGTCATCTTCGGCCTGGCGCGTCTGTGGGGGCTCAGCGCCCGAACGGCTGTGGAGACGGCCCTGGTCCTGGCGCCGGCGGGCGAGTTCGCCTTCGTCGTCTTCGCCACCGGCATGGTGGAGGGGATCGCCTCGCCCCAGTTGACAAGCACGGTCGCCCTGTCGGCCACCCTCAGCATCTTCTCGATTCCGCTGATGGCCCAACTGGGTCAGAGGCTCGGACGGCGCGCCGTCCCCAGGACGACGGCGGGGAGCGAGCCCCCTCCGCCGATGGAGACGGCCGACGGCGCGGTCATCATCGTCGGCTTCGGTCGGGTCGGGCGGCTGATCGGCGAGCTGTTGAAGGCGCACGATCAGACCTTCATCGCCCTGGACTCCGATCCCGCCATCGTCGCAGCCGGCCGCCGCGACGGCTTCGACGTCTTCTACGGCGACGCGGGCCGCCGCGAGATGCTGCAGCACTGCGGCGTGGCCTCCACCCGCGCCCTGGTCGTCACCATGGACACGCCCGCCAAGGTGGACGAGGTGGTGGCGACCGCCCGGTCCCTGCGCGAGGATCTGATCCTGATCGCCCGCGCGCGAGACGATCAGCATGCGGTGCGGCTGTACAGGCTGGGCGTCACCGACGCCGTGCCGGAAACCACCGAGGCCAGCCTGCAACTGGCCGAGAACACCCTGGTCGACCTGGGCGTGCCGATGGGGTTGGTCCTGGCCTCCATCCATGAACGCCGCGATCGGTTCCGCCAGACCTTCCAGGCCGCGACCCCGCCCGAGCGGCGCAACCGTCCGACCCGCGCCCTGCGATCTCGCGTGGTCCCTCCCCCGGACAGCCCATCGTAG
- the hisS gene encoding histidine--tRNA ligase — MTEDAPIRPLARNPRGFADKRGRDLIAERRIVARVSEVYERWGFEPLETPAFEYADALGKFLPDADRPNEGVFALQDDAGSDEPGDWMALRYDHTAPLARFAAQTWETLPKPFRRYAYGPVWRNEKPGPGRFREFWQCDADTVGSDRPQADAEIIAMACEGLGAAGLDAGQAQIRVSNRKLFDGLFDAGGVTEAGQRLTALRAIDKFDRLGWDGVVQLLGEGRLDESGDYTKGAQLPAKVTAAIEAFLASASMSGLSRADTLSAVARSGDLGAAGEAALNELAAIDRALNAMSVGQEAVKFDPTIVRGLEYYTGAVFEAELLLDTTDDKGRPVRFGSIGGGGRYDDLVARFTGQSTPATGFSFGVSRLASALRAAGRGAEGAVRGPVVVIVFSEDDMAHYLSAVAELRAAGIAAELYLGRAGMKAQMKYADRRNAPAVVILGGDEIAAGEVTIKDLDAGRAAAAGIADNEAWKAARPGQFKTPRTELVAAVRRIIE, encoded by the coding sequence ATGACCGAAGACGCCCCCATCCGTCCCCTGGCCCGCAATCCGCGGGGTTTCGCCGACAAGCGCGGCCGCGACCTGATCGCCGAACGGCGCATCGTCGCGCGCGTGTCCGAGGTTTACGAGCGCTGGGGGTTCGAGCCGCTGGAGACGCCGGCCTTCGAATACGCCGACGCCCTGGGCAAGTTCCTGCCCGACGCCGACCGTCCGAACGAGGGCGTGTTCGCGCTTCAGGACGACGCCGGTTCGGACGAGCCGGGCGACTGGATGGCCCTGCGTTACGACCACACCGCGCCCCTGGCCCGGTTCGCGGCCCAGACGTGGGAGACCCTGCCCAAACCCTTCCGCCGCTACGCCTATGGGCCGGTCTGGCGCAACGAGAAGCCCGGCCCCGGCCGCTTCCGCGAGTTCTGGCAGTGCGACGCCGACACGGTCGGCTCGGATCGGCCGCAGGCCGACGCGGAGATCATCGCCATGGCCTGCGAAGGCTTGGGCGCGGCCGGGCTGGACGCCGGCCAGGCCCAGATTCGCGTCTCCAACCGCAAACTGTTCGACGGCCTGTTCGACGCGGGCGGCGTCACCGAGGCGGGCCAGCGTCTGACGGCGCTGCGCGCCATCGACAAGTTCGACCGCCTGGGCTGGGACGGCGTGGTCCAACTGCTGGGCGAAGGCCGTCTGGACGAGTCCGGCGACTACACCAAGGGGGCGCAACTGCCCGCCAAGGTGACGGCCGCGATCGAGGCGTTTCTGGCGTCGGCCAGTATGTCCGGCCTGTCGCGCGCCGACACCCTGTCGGCCGTAGCCCGTTCCGGCGACCTGGGCGCGGCGGGCGAGGCGGCGCTGAACGAGCTGGCGGCCATCGACCGGGCGCTGAACGCCATGTCGGTGGGTCAGGAGGCGGTGAAGTTCGATCCGACCATCGTGCGCGGGCTGGAATACTACACCGGCGCCGTGTTCGAGGCGGAACTGCTGCTGGACACCACCGACGACAAGGGCCGGCCGGTCCGCTTCGGCTCCATCGGCGGCGGCGGACGCTATGACGATCTGGTCGCCCGCTTCACCGGCCAGAGCACGCCGGCGACCGGCTTCTCCTTCGGCGTGTCGCGCCTGGCCTCGGCCCTGCGCGCGGCGGGTCGCGGCGCGGAAGGCGCGGTGCGCGGCCCCGTGGTGGTCATCGTCTTTTCCGAAGACGACATGGCCCATTATCTGAGCGCCGTCGCCGAACTGCGTGCCGCCGGAATCGCCGCCGAGCTTTACCTGGGGCGGGCGGGCATGAAGGCCCAGATGAAATACGCCGACCGGCGCAACGCCCCGGCCGTCGTCATCCTGGGCGGGGACGAGATCGCCGCCGGGGAGGTCACGATCAAGGATCTGGACGCGGGCCGCGCCGCCGCCGCCGGCATCGCCGACAACGAAGCCTGGAAGGCCGCCCGTCCGGGCCAGTTCAAGACGCCCCGCACCGAACTGGTCGCCGCCGTTCGGCGCATTATCGAATAA
- the hemW gene encoding radical SAM family heme chaperone HemW: MTDPLDPGTDVGLYVHWPYCARICPYCDFNVVRDRGRTDEQDRLVEAILADLAAQRARTGPRRLASVFFGGGTPSLMRPQAVARILGAAHDLFPPASPKIEITLEANPTDAEAGRFADLAQAGINRLSMGVQALDDAALRFLGRDHSADEALRAVGLARCAFERLSIDLIYARPDQRPESWATELKAALALGFEHVSPYQLTIEPTTAFGRALARGTLVPPDEDRAAALYETTQTVLSGAGFEAYEVSNHARGAAARSIHNLHVWRGGDYLGLGPGAHGRLTLEGARTATVAHRRIGDYVQGVSAGTPWVERDRLSTADAAEERLLLGLRTVEGAPASLLSDLGLSIETGPATDLIADGFLHLTAGRLIATAKGRPVLDGVLKALLT, encoded by the coding sequence TTGACTGATCCGCTCGATCCCGGAACGGACGTCGGCCTCTATGTCCACTGGCCCTATTGCGCTCGCATCTGTCCCTATTGCGACTTCAACGTCGTGCGCGATCGGGGGCGGACGGACGAGCAGGATCGGCTGGTCGAGGCGATCCTGGCCGATCTGGCGGCCCAGCGCGCCCGGACCGGACCGCGGCGGCTGGCGTCCGTCTTCTTCGGCGGGGGCACGCCGTCGCTGATGCGGCCGCAGGCGGTCGCCCGCATCCTGGGGGCGGCGCACGATCTGTTCCCCCCTGCGTCTCCGAAGATCGAGATCACCCTGGAGGCCAACCCCACCGACGCCGAGGCGGGCCGGTTCGCCGACCTGGCCCAGGCCGGGATCAACCGGCTGTCGATGGGGGTGCAGGCGCTGGACGACGCGGCTTTACGGTTCCTGGGGCGCGACCATTCGGCGGACGAGGCCCTGCGCGCCGTTGGTCTGGCCCGATGCGCCTTCGAGCGCCTGTCCATCGACCTGATCTACGCCCGGCCGGACCAGAGGCCCGAGTCCTGGGCGACCGAACTGAAGGCGGCGCTGGCGCTGGGGTTCGAACACGTCTCGCCCTATCAGTTGACCATCGAGCCGACGACCGCCTTCGGCCGCGCCCTGGCGCGGGGAACCCTGGTCCCGCCGGACGAAGACCGCGCCGCCGCCCTTTATGAAACGACCCAGACGGTGCTGAGCGGCGCCGGGTTCGAGGCCTATGAGGTGTCCAACCACGCGCGGGGAGCCGCCGCCCGCTCGATCCACAATCTGCACGTCTGGCGCGGCGGCGATTATCTGGGTCTGGGCCCGGGCGCCCATGGGCGTCTGACGCTGGAGGGCGCGCGCACCGCGACCGTCGCCCATCGCCGCATCGGCGACTATGTGCAGGGCGTCTCGGCCGGAACGCCCTGGGTCGAGCGGGACCGCCTGTCGACGGCCGACGCGGCGGAAGAGCGTCTGTTGCTGGGTCTGCGCACCGTCGAGGGCGCGCCTGCGTCCCTGCTGTCCGACCTGGGCCTGTCGATCGAGACCGGGCCGGCGACCGATTTGATCGCGGACGGGTTTCTACACCTCACGGCGGGTCGCCTGATCGCCACCGCCAAGGGACGGCCGGTGCTGGACGGGGTTCTGAAGGCCCTGCTGACCTGA
- a CDS encoding helix-turn-helix transcriptional regulator translates to MAIRVQLDRILVERRMSLTELADRVGVTVANLSILKTGKARAVRFSTLDALCRELECQPGDLLSHEPGPGDLIEDETDE, encoded by the coding sequence ATGGCCATCCGCGTCCAGCTTGATCGCATTCTCGTCGAACGCCGCATGTCGCTGACCGAACTCGCCGACCGGGTGGGGGTGACGGTGGCGAACCTGTCGATCCTGAAGACGGGCAAGGCGCGCGCAGTGCGGTTCTCGACCCTGGACGCCCTGTGCCGCGAACTGGAGTGCCAGCCCGGCGACCTGCTGTCGCACGAACCGGGTCCGGGCGACCTGATCGAGGACGAAACAGACGAATGA
- a CDS encoding M13 family metallopeptidase has translation MKRLLIAAAVGALLLPSAALAQDVVHDHACLDESCTLISLFSGEESAAGWQGTEAPRYGTWGFNLAGRDTAVKPGDDFFRYANGKAVDALVIPSDRTSYGSFALLRELSDNRMKQLITGLAARTDLAPGSDEAKIADAYRSYIDQTRVDQLDAQPLQPYLAAIRAADSHEKMAVYMGQTVGRFGGSFFGTGITIDAKQPTRYVVSTGQSGLGLPNRDYYLDARYADKKEKYQAYVARMLGMIGWSAPAETAAQIVALEQKIAEAHWSPAENRNRDKTYNEFTIRQLNEQAPGFEWQAYFDAAKLGGVPRLIVRQNTALPKIAAIYAETPVELLRAWEAFHTVDDMAPYLSQRFSDAQWEFRARDLSGQPEQRTREKRAISFAEGSLGEATGRLYVGQYFPAESKAKMEELVANLRTALSHRIENLTWMGAETRAAAQEKLRKFTVKIGYPDKWRDYSGLDIRADDLVGNAERQGLFEWNYDLARLNAPVDKAEWGMTPQTVNAYYNSANNEIVFPAAILQPPFFDPDADPAVNYGGIGGVIGHEIGHGFDDQGSKSDGDGVLRNWWTAEDKAKFDALTTRLGEQYATYEPLPGYHINPGLTMGENIGDASGVAVGLEAYHLSLNGRPAPVLDGTTGDQRFFYGWAQVWQSKYRDEALKQQVATDPHSAAQFRVIGPLRNVDAWYEAFDVQPGAKYYLKPEDRVRIW, from the coding sequence ATGAAAAGACTGCTCATCGCCGCCGCCGTCGGCGCGCTTCTCCTGCCTTCCGCCGCCTTGGCGCAGGACGTCGTTCACGACCACGCCTGTCTGGACGAAAGCTGCACCCTCATCTCGCTGTTTTCCGGCGAGGAGAGCGCCGCCGGCTGGCAGGGAACCGAGGCGCCCAGGTACGGGACCTGGGGCTTCAACCTGGCGGGGCGCGACACTGCGGTGAAGCCGGGCGACGACTTCTTCCGTTACGCCAACGGCAAGGCCGTGGACGCCCTGGTCATTCCGTCGGACCGCACCAGCTACGGCTCCTTCGCCCTGCTGCGCGAACTGTCGGACAACCGGATGAAGCAGTTGATCACCGGCCTGGCCGCGCGCACGGACCTGGCGCCCGGTTCGGACGAGGCGAAGATCGCCGACGCCTATCGCTCCTACATCGACCAAACCCGCGTCGATCAGCTGGACGCCCAGCCGCTGCAGCCCTATCTGGCCGCCATTCGCGCCGCCGACAGCCACGAGAAGATGGCCGTCTATATGGGCCAGACGGTCGGCCGCTTCGGCGGCTCCTTCTTCGGCACCGGCATCACCATCGACGCCAAACAGCCGACCCGCTACGTCGTCTCGACCGGCCAGTCGGGCCTGGGCCTGCCCAACCGCGACTACTATCTGGACGCCCGCTACGCCGACAAGAAAGAGAAGTATCAGGCCTATGTGGCCCGGATGCTGGGCATGATCGGCTGGTCTGCCCCGGCCGAGACCGCCGCGCAGATCGTCGCCCTGGAGCAGAAGATCGCCGAGGCCCACTGGAGCCCGGCCGAAAACCGCAACCGCGACAAGACCTATAACGAGTTCACCATCCGTCAGCTGAACGAACAGGCGCCGGGCTTCGAATGGCAGGCCTATTTCGACGCGGCCAAGCTGGGCGGCGTGCCGCGGCTGATCGTGCGTCAGAACACGGCCCTGCCGAAGATCGCGGCGATCTACGCCGAAACGCCGGTCGAACTGTTGCGGGCGTGGGAAGCCTTCCACACGGTCGACGACATGGCGCCCTATCTGTCGCAGCGTTTCTCGGACGCCCAGTGGGAGTTCCGCGCCCGCGACCTGTCGGGCCAGCCCGAGCAGCGCACCCGCGAGAAGCGCGCCATCTCCTTCGCCGAAGGTTCGCTGGGCGAGGCCACGGGCCGGCTTTATGTGGGCCAGTATTTCCCGGCCGAATCCAAGGCCAAGATGGAAGAACTGGTCGCCAATCTGCGCACGGCCCTGTCGCACCGCATCGAGAACCTGACCTGGATGGGCGCGGAGACCAGGGCGGCGGCGCAGGAGAAGCTGCGGAAATTCACCGTCAAGATCGGCTATCCCGACAAGTGGCGCGACTATTCCGGCCTGGACATCCGCGCCGACGACCTGGTCGGCAACGCCGAGCGGCAGGGCCTGTTCGAATGGAACTATGACCTGGCCCGCCTGAACGCGCCGGTGGACAAGGCCGAATGGGGCATGACGCCCCAGACGGTCAACGCCTACTACAACTCGGCCAACAACGAGATCGTCTTCCCGGCCGCCATCCTGCAGCCGCCCTTCTTCGATCCGGACGCGGACCCGGCCGTCAACTACGGCGGCATCGGCGGCGTGATCGGCCACGAGATCGGCCACGGCTTCGACGATCAGGGCTCCAAGTCCGATGGCGACGGGGTGCTGCGCAACTGGTGGACGGCCGAGGACAAGGCCAAGTTCGACGCCCTGACCACGCGCCTGGGCGAGCAGTACGCCACCTATGAGCCGCTGCCTGGCTATCACATCAATCCGGGCCTCACCATGGGCGAGAACATCGGCGACGCCTCGGGCGTGGCCGTGGGTCTGGAGGCCTATCATCTGTCGCTGAACGGTCGGCCCGCGCCGGTGCTGGACGGCACGACCGGCGATCAGCGCTTCTTCTACGGCTGGGCCCAGGTCTGGCAGTCGAAGTACCGCGACGAGGCGCTGAAGCAGCAGGTCGCCACCGATCCGCACTCGGCCGCGCAGTTCCGGGTCATCGGCCCGCTGCGCAACGTCGACGCCTGGTACGAAGCCTTCGATGTCCAGCCCGGCGCGAAATACTATCTGAAGCCCGAGGATCGCGTTCGTATCTGGTAG
- a CDS encoding DUF2975 domain-containing protein has product MRLPTPNNPLKRGLARTSRWIDALRTLGPSSVSSVLKVALDVAYVLLWLITGLLLLLLIAAVFIPLDNVNITVSGASGGRQLPLTRLLLLFGLGAATAYFGGFMLILRSLRRIFRTLTMGDPFHPANVRRLRHIGLILAVVTGGVWLAQGFVAARLAPGVMDPQGPGELLTPIFSVLIVFVLAEVFREGARLRRESELTI; this is encoded by the coding sequence ATGCGACTGCCGACGCCGAACAATCCGTTGAAGCGGGGCCTGGCGCGCACCTCCCGCTGGATCGACGCCCTGCGGACGCTGGGTCCGAGCTCCGTCTCCAGCGTGCTGAAAGTGGCGCTGGACGTCGCCTATGTTCTTCTGTGGCTGATCACCGGGCTTCTGCTTCTGTTGCTGATCGCCGCCGTCTTCATTCCGCTCGACAACGTCAACATCACCGTCAGCGGCGCGTCGGGCGGGCGACAACTGCCTTTGACGCGGCTTCTGCTGCTGTTCGGCCTGGGCGCCGCCACGGCCTATTTCGGCGGTTTCATGCTGATCCTGCGCAGCCTACGCCGTATCTTCCGTACACTGACCATGGGCGATCCCTTCCATCCCGCCAATGTCCGCCGCCTGCGCCACATCGGCCTGATCCTGGCCGTCGTCACCGGCGGCGTCTGGCTGGCTCAGGGGTTCGTGGCGGCTCGCCTGGCGCCGGGGGTCATGGACCCGCAAGGGCCGGGCGAACTGCTGACCCCGATCTTTTCCGTTCTGATCGTCTTCGTCCTGGCCGAGGTGTTCCGCGAGGGCGCGCGCCTGCGCCGCGAATCCGAACTGACGATCTGA
- a CDS encoding GNAT family N-acetyltransferase → MLALGAVFSVLKGLDWEEARDLMVVAALLAPCRTAFNRRSRLSEPLRPSWLLLLIAVVGAMLWLGFFAYRDVTYTDELWWRFLTDRQASGFLRAGLVLAILTVVVAGRSLLGSPGAHSHGPASAEEIARAQAALAQADRATPEAWLAMLGDKALLFSPSGRSFLAYRVRGRRWIAMGEPAGLRSERLPLLWAFAEMADSYGGAAVFYSVGEDILGDLATMGLAVRKVGETAVIDAHRFSTEGKGKQNLRTALNRAEREGAVFEVLPPGSVGPIADELRAVSDAWLAMHEGSEKSFSMGRFDPDYLDLTPLALVREGGRIVAFANLLIAPEEAAVDLMRHRPDAPHGVMDYLFIRCAQWAKSEGLARFDLGMAPLAGLEDRRLAPVFARVGALVFEEGGALYGFQGLRSYKGKFGPVWRSRFIAAPVSTPLPLALLDVALLTSGGWLGLLGLRKG, encoded by the coding sequence GTGCTGGCCCTGGGCGCGGTCTTTTCGGTCCTCAAGGGCCTGGACTGGGAGGAGGCGCGGGACCTGATGGTCGTCGCCGCCCTGCTGGCGCCCTGCCGCACGGCCTTCAATCGTCGATCGCGTCTCAGCGAGCCGCTGCGGCCCAGCTGGCTGTTGCTGCTGATCGCCGTGGTGGGCGCCATGCTGTGGCTGGGCTTCTTCGCCTATCGCGACGTGACCTATACCGACGAATTGTGGTGGCGCTTCCTGACCGACCGCCAAGCCTCGGGCTTCCTGCGGGCCGGCCTGGTGCTGGCCATACTGACGGTGGTGGTGGCCGGGCGGTCGCTGCTGGGATCGCCCGGCGCGCACAGTCACGGCCCCGCCAGCGCCGAGGAGATCGCGCGCGCCCAGGCCGCCCTGGCCCAGGCCGACCGCGCCACGCCCGAGGCCTGGCTGGCCATGCTGGGGGACAAGGCCCTGTTGTTCAGTCCTTCGGGACGCAGTTTCCTGGCCTATCGGGTGCGCGGGCGACGCTGGATCGCCATGGGCGAACCGGCGGGCCTGAGAAGCGAGCGTCTGCCGCTGCTGTGGGCCTTCGCCGAAATGGCCGACAGCTACGGCGGGGCGGCCGTCTTCTATTCGGTCGGCGAGGACATACTGGGCGACCTGGCGACCATGGGTCTGGCTGTCCGCAAGGTGGGCGAGACCGCGGTCATCGACGCCCACCGTTTCTCGACCGAAGGCAAGGGCAAGCAGAACCTGCGCACCGCTCTGAACCGGGCCGAGCGCGAAGGCGCGGTCTTCGAGGTGCTGCCGCCTGGATCGGTCGGACCCATCGCGGACGAGCTGCGAGCCGTGTCCGACGCTTGGCTGGCCATGCACGAGGGATCTGAAAAGTCCTTTTCCATGGGACGGTTCGACCCCGACTATCTGGACCTGACGCCGCTGGCGCTGGTGCGCGAAGGCGGGCGGATCGTGGCCTTCGCCAATCTGTTGATCGCGCCTGAGGAGGCGGCGGTGGACCTGATGCGCCATCGACCGGACGCGCCCCACGGGGTGATGGACTATCTGTTCATCCGCTGCGCCCAATGGGCCAAGTCCGAGGGACTGGCGCGCTTCGATCTGGGCATGGCGCCCCTGGCCGGGCTGGAGGATCGGCGTCTGGCCCCCGTGTTCGCCCGCGTGGGCGCCCTGGTGTTCGAGGAGGGCGGGGCGCTTTACGGTTTCCAGGGCCTGCGCAGCTACAAGGGCAAGTTCGGCCCCGTGTGGCGGTCCCGCTTCATCGCCGCCCCCGTGTCGACTCCCCTGCCGCTGGCCCTGCTGGATGTGGCCCTGCTGACCAGCGGCGGCTGGCTGGGCTTGCTGGGTCTGCGCAAGGGCTGA
- a CDS encoding TetR/AcrR family transcriptional regulator: MTDSLAISANEPRMNRRQAAKIRTRQKVLDAARSLFAERGYEPATIRDIAKGAGMSTGAVFANFQDKAELFEAVLTEDMTRLAEVVEAGVPADQPVRGRLVGALSAGYQSSLDQLPLFQAIVARSWFQPLAAEMRARAATKNLLLVVSGLLQEAVAKGELRKDADVRLLVELIWDAYLSNYRRAAYDKWDAQALSDHLGKQIDVILAGALAE; the protein is encoded by the coding sequence ATGACTGATTCCCTCGCGATTTCCGCCAACGAACCCCGTATGAACCGGCGCCAGGCCGCCAAGATCCGCACCCGTCAGAAAGTGCTGGACGCCGCCCGGTCCCTGTTCGCCGAGCGCGGCTACGAGCCGGCCACCATCCGCGACATCGCCAAGGGCGCCGGAATGTCGACCGGCGCCGTCTTCGCCAACTTCCAGGACAAGGCCGAACTGTTCGAAGCGGTCCTGACCGAGGACATGACCCGCCTGGCCGAGGTGGTCGAAGCGGGCGTGCCCGCCGATCAGCCCGTGCGCGGCCGCCTGGTGGGCGCCCTGAGCGCCGGCTATCAGTCGTCGCTGGATCAGTTGCCGCTGTTCCAGGCCATCGTGGCCCGCTCGTGGTTCCAGCCCCTGGCCGCCGAGATGCGGGCGCGGGCCGCCACCAAGAACCTGCTTCTGGTCGTCAGCGGCCTGCTGCAGGAGGCCGTCGCCAAGGGCGAACTGCGCAAGGACGCAGACGTGCGCCTGTTGGTCGAACTGATCTGGGACGCCTATCTGTCGAACTATCGCCGCGCGGCCTATGACAAGTGGGACGCTCAGGCCCTGTCCGACCACCTGGGCAAGCAGATCGACGTCATCCTGGCCGGCGCCCTGGCCGAATAA